Proteins encoded by one window of Cannabis sativa cultivar Pink pepper isolate KNU-18-1 chromosome 4, ASM2916894v1, whole genome shotgun sequence:
- the LOC133037274 gene encoding uncharacterized protein LOC133037274 has translation MAPELKLPISSHFTGRLTYRGTDRFRYIKAKFTEMDLVETVKASPFGHFWEAGELTFSGALVHSLLLRKMKVDTEKEDEVWFHVGRNDMRFGRIEFGLITGLPMGSAPTDEEIHAKSNDHLVRTYFEGKSSVQLDSLMLQLERCEDKDDAYKLGLIAFIEGVLVSKEGNVQVWPEMLKFVNDLDFFFKYPWGERAFRKLMETLGKNMQHYKDNVDKKKGKKIAQEAKYTVSGYVPAFQYWAYEAIEKLGKKYAHCNGTKFPRMLSWKTPEGQRKQDVKATDIALLFNSRLVVKKCLFPRPSEEAYFKSINEGRAPLCFEMDVEQTVDVDGTQESVFETQAKTINEAVTKANLVPPPPAPEVHEPSTSAGPSAPTSTTVDTDLVKRLDSIEARLEKLESQQEAVMLAQTGLVNSHLSMRRSFTESQKDLKETLLAKMDELMAMVKGAPTPGEPTPAPQNEEQQASDNEDVFPEDWEADDNEAPSTPLDAIITAIGDTQSQDEVLLLPAPPENVPFVRKRKPPTYLNDYTAEKKKRRVLPENVDPERPADRRLLRTFKRWLIGDIPNARPRNVHTGVGDVKFFTVLFLRSEWLHDGVSI, from the exons CCTCTCATTTCACGGGACGTCTTACCTATCGGGGTACAGATAGGTTCAGATATATCAAGGCCAAGTTTACTGAGATGGATTTGGTTGAGACAGTGAAGGCTAGTCCTTTCGGACACTTTTGGGAAGCTGGAGAGTTAACTTTCTCTGGCGCGTTGGTCCACAGCCTCCTCTTACGAAAaatgaaagtggacacagaaaagGAGGATGAGGTTTGGTTTCATGTAGGGAGAAATGACATGAGATTCGGACGGATAGAGTTTGGACTCATTACTGGCTTACCTATGGGTAGTGCCCCTACAGACGAGGAAATACACGCCAAGTCCAACGACCATCTAGTTCGGACTTATTTTGAAGGGAAGAGTTCTGTTCAGTTGGACTCCCTTATGCTCCAACTTGAGAGGTGCGAAGATAAAGATGATGCCTACAAGCTTGGACTGATCGCTTTCATTGAAGGTGTATTAGTATCAAAGGAGGGCAATGTCCAAGTTTGGCCTGAGATGTTGAAGTTTGTTAACGATCTCGACTTCTTCTTTAAGTATCCGTGGGGCGAGCGCGCTTTTCGTAAGCTGATGGAGACATTAGGAAAGAATATGCAACATTACAAGGATAATGTTGACAAGAAGAAGGGGAAGAAGATTGCTCAGGAGGCAAAGTACACAGTTAGTGGCTATGTACCTGCCTTTCAGTACTGGGCATACGAAGCAATTGAGAAGTTGGGGAAGAAGTATGCCCACTGCAACGGGACCAAGTTCCCCAGAATGTTGAGCTGGAAAACACCGGAGGGCCAGCGGAAACAAGATGTCAAGGCAACCGACATTGCACTGTTATTCAACAGTCGG TTGGTGGTGAAGAAGTGCTTGTTTCCCCGGCCCAGTGAAGAGGCATACTTCAAGAGTATTAATGAGGGTAGAGCCCCTCTTTGCTTTGAGATGGACGTAGAACAGACGGTGGACGTTGATGGTACACAAGAGTCTGTGTTTGAAACTCAAGCGAAGACCATCAACGAGGCCGTGACAAAGGCAAATTTAGTTCCACCACCACCGGCACCTGAAGTACACGAGCCATCTACTTCAGCAGGTCCTTCTGCTCCAACCAGTACAACTGTGGACACTGACCTTGTAAAGAGGTTGGATAGCATTGAGGCCCGGCTGGAGAAGCTTGAGTCCCAGCAGGAAGCCGTCATGTTGGCACAGACGGGGTTAGTAAATAGCCATCTCAGTATGAGGCGGTCCTTCACAGAGAGTCAGAAAGATCTGAAGGAGACTCTACTGGCTAAGATGGACGAGTTGATGGCTATGGTAAAAGGAGCGCCCACACCTGGAGAGCCCACACCTGCACCGCAAAATGAGGAACAACAGGCGAGTGATAACGAAGATGTCTTCCCAGAAGATTGGGAAGCAGATGATAACGAGGCACCGTCAACTCCATTGGACGCAATCATCACGGCCATTGGGGATACACAATCACAGGACGAAGTCCTACTTCTACCTGCACCCCCAGAAAATGTGCCATTTGTGAGGAAGAGGAAGCCGCCAACGTACTTGAACGACTACACTGCGGAAAAGAAAAAGAGGCGAGTTCTTCCAGAGAACGTAGACCCGGAGAGACCAGCAGACCGTAGATTGCTTCGTACGTTCAAGAGGTGGTTGATTGGAGACATTCCCAATGCTCGACCTAGGAATGTGCACACCGGTGTTGGCGATGTGAAGTTCTTCACAGTTCTGTTTCTTAGGTCAGAGTGGCTTCACGATGGGGTAAGTATTTAa